A genomic stretch from Lathyrus oleraceus cultivar Zhongwan6 chromosome 2, CAAS_Psat_ZW6_1.0, whole genome shotgun sequence includes:
- the LOC127119485 gene encoding casparian strip membrane protein 1 → MKGGSIELGEVSKNTSRSKGVKRGLSIMDFILRIVAGVATLASAVAMATTDERLPFATAFIQFRAEYDDLPSFVFFVTGNSIVCGYLVLSLVLSIFHIVRSTAVKTRILLIVLDTVMMGVLTAAASAAASIVYIAHYGNTKANWFPICQQYNSFCERISGSLIGSYIAVAMFVIIIILSQVAISRN, encoded by the exons atgaagGGAGGTTCAATTGAACTTGGTGAAGTATCTAAAAATACATCTAGAAGCAAAGGAGTGAAAAGAGGGTTATCAATAATGGATTTTATTTTGAGAATAGTTGCTGGTGTTGCAACACTAGCTAGTGCTGTTGCTATGGCAACAACTGATGAGAGGCTTCCATTTGCTACTGCTTTTATTCAATTCAGAGCTGAATATGATGATCTTCCCTCATTTGT GTTTTTTGTGACGGGAAACTCAATTGTTTGTGGATATCTTGTGCTTTCACTAGTCCTGTCAATATTCCATATAGTGAGGAGCACTGCAGTAAAAACTAGAATTCTCCTCATTGTTCTTGACACGGTAATGATGGGTGTACTAACAGCAGCAGCCTCAGCAGCAGCGTCGATTGTGTACATAGCACATTATGGAAACACAAAGGCAAATTGGTTTCCTATTTGCCAGCAATACAACAGTTTCTGTGAACGTATTTCTGGTTCTCTTATTGGTTCTTACATTGCTGTTGCTATGTTCGTAATCATAATCATCCTATCACAAGTTGCAATCTCTAGAAACTAA